From a single Fulvivirga ulvae genomic region:
- the kduI gene encoding 5-dehydro-4-deoxy-D-glucuronate isomerase, with protein sequence MTNSDFRYATNPVDARRYGTSELREHFLIDNLFAPGQINLTYSMYDRYIVGGAMPAGEKVKLETIPHLKSDYFLERRELGIINVGDKGIVTVDGVEYVLEKKEALYVGRGSKEVAFSKAGDGQPLFYLNSAPAHKEYPTKKTGKEDAEVVHLGDDLNSNKRIINKLIVNSVVETCQLQMGLTELLPGNVWNTMPAHTHTRRMEAYFYFDLAEGQTISHFMGEPQNTRHIFIHNNQAVLSPEWSIHSGVGTSNYSFIWGMAGENLDYGDMDTCGPHELR encoded by the coding sequence ATGACTAACTCAGATTTTAGATACGCTACGAATCCGGTTGATGCGAGACGGTATGGAACCAGCGAGCTAAGAGAACATTTTCTGATTGATAACCTGTTTGCTCCCGGACAGATCAACCTTACGTACTCTATGTACGACAGGTATATTGTAGGAGGCGCCATGCCTGCCGGGGAAAAGGTGAAACTGGAAACTATTCCTCATTTGAAATCTGATTACTTCCTGGAGAGAAGGGAGTTGGGGATCATTAATGTAGGCGATAAAGGAATCGTAACAGTTGATGGCGTAGAGTATGTGCTGGAGAAAAAAGAGGCATTGTACGTAGGTAGAGGGAGTAAAGAAGTGGCATTTTCAAAGGCAGGAGATGGGCAACCCTTGTTTTACCTGAATTCTGCCCCTGCCCACAAAGAATACCCTACCAAAAAAACAGGTAAGGAAGATGCGGAAGTAGTACATCTGGGAGACGATCTCAATTCCAACAAGCGGATAATTAACAAACTCATAGTTAACAGTGTAGTGGAAACCTGCCAGTTGCAGATGGGACTTACAGAGCTTTTGCCTGGCAACGTATGGAACACCATGCCGGCACACACGCATACCCGAAGAATGGAAGCATACTTCTATTTTGACCTGGCAGAAGGGCAAACCATTTCACATTTTATGGGAGAGCCTCAAAATACCAGGCATATTTTTATTCATAACAATCAGGCCGTACTCTCGCCGGAATGGTCTATACACTCAGGAGTGGGAACATCAAATTACTCCTTCATATGGGGAATGGCAGGTGAAAACCTGGACTATGGTGATATGGATACCTGCGGACCTCATGAACTAAGATAA
- a CDS encoding RNA polymerase sigma-70 factor — protein MTYTDNLLVRQLNHGNRIVFEQLYEEYYPQLVAFAEGYLFDIEESKEIVQKLFVHLWLGRKDLKIDTSLKGYLFSAVRNKCLNHIRNIKIKDRNKLLYIEATLAGARTEENSNSLQHLEKKLREEIQKLPEQIRKIIILKYYKGKKQKEIATVLGVTENTVKTQLSRGKLKLSSALQQS, from the coding sequence TTGACTTATACTGACAATCTCTTAGTAAGACAGCTCAATCATGGCAACAGAATTGTTTTTGAGCAACTGTATGAGGAATATTATCCGCAACTTGTTGCATTTGCCGAAGGTTATCTGTTTGACATTGAAGAGAGTAAGGAAATTGTTCAGAAACTATTTGTGCATCTCTGGCTGGGGCGTAAGGACCTTAAAATTGATACATCTCTTAAGGGATACCTGTTTTCTGCTGTAAGGAATAAATGTCTGAATCATATCCGCAATATCAAAATAAAGGATCGGAACAAGCTGCTCTATATAGAAGCAACGCTAGCAGGCGCCCGAACCGAAGAGAACAGTAACAGCCTCCAACATTTAGAAAAGAAGTTGAGGGAAGAAATACAAAAACTTCCCGAACAGATCAGAAAGATCATAATACTCAAATATTATAAAGGCAAAAAACAGAAAGAAATTGCCACGGTGCTGGGCGTCACGGAAAACACTGTAAAAACACAGTTATCACGGGGTAAGCTTAAATTATCCTCAGCATTGCAGCAAAGTTAA